The following nucleotide sequence is from Natronosalvus caseinilyticus.
CTCGTCGGCACCGTCGTCTCGACGGACATGGACAAGACCGTAGTCGTCGAGCGAGAGTACGACGTGACGGTTCCGAAGTACGACCGTCAAATGAAACGTCGCTCGCGCATTCCGGCACACGTGCCGGGCGTGCTCGAGCCGCTCTCGGTCGGCGATACGGTCAAGATCGCAGAGACCCGACCACTGTCGAAGACGAAATCGCACGTGGTCGTCGAAGTAACCCAGGAAGCGACCGCCGTCGACGTCGCC
It contains:
- a CDS encoding 30S ribosomal protein S17; protein product: MAIGLDVERPPEPENPEEYDYETCPFYGDLPVRGQILVGTVVSTDMDKTVVVEREYDVTVPKYDRQMKRRSRIPAHVPGVLEPLSVGDTVKIAETRPLSKTKSHVVVEVTQEATAVDVAELTLEEEHDPQLSAEDLAGGSGDEDEANEGDA